Within the Thermosynechococcus sichuanensis E542 genome, the region GCATCTCAAGGAACGGCTGTGGCAGGGGTTGGCCGCCTTGGGGGACATTTATCTCAATGGTGATTGGCAGCAGAGTTTGCCCAACTGTCTCAATGTCAGTATTGGTGGGGTTGAGGGCAATGCCCTGCTGCGCTCTATCTATCCCCATGTCGCTCTCTCGACGGGGGCAGCCTGTAGTAGCGAAAAGCCGACTCCCTCCGATGTCCTCCTTGCCTTGGGGCGATCGCCCACCCTTGCTCGCGCCTCCCTGCGTTTTGGTCTGTTGCGTACCACCACAGAGGCGGACATTGCTACCGCCCTTGAGCACATTGGTCGCTGCATTCGGCAACTCCGCCATTCCAGATAGAGATTCTTTACATTTGTTAATAGTTATAGCTTCTTGATATAAATTTACAATATTCTCAAATGCCGATAATGTCATGGTTTCCGTGATCTAAATCACATCTAAAAGTGCTTTTACGTGAAATTACGCATGATCCCCAAGTTGCAAAGTTCATAGAATAATAACGTACCGTAAATCAATCCTTAACGAGCAGTGATATCCCCTGTTGATCCCCTACAAAATTTGCCCATGGGTGGAAATGGACAGCGGGAAATCTACCTAATTAGATGCGAACATAACACTTGGGGGAATACAAATGACAAAACTATTGCCCGTTACTGCTTACACTATTCGCCGTCTGTTGCGGCAATACCAAGGACAGCTCAAATCCGTGGTGGTGGAAGGAGCCTGCTTAGTGGCTGATCCGGAAGCAGACTTGAATGCGGTGCTTGAGAGTCTCTATTTGGATGAAGAAGAAGTCCGCACCCAAGTGGCTGAAATTGAGAAGCTGATGATGACCCATCAACTGCTGTTGAAAGCAGGTGCAAAAGAGCAAGCAGCAGCCATTGAAGATCAAATTCTTTGGATTTTTGGCCTGAAGCGAATCAAAAATCAAGCCAGCCAAGAAGCAGCTCCTGCAATGCCAATTATGATGGCCGTAGGAATTTAGGGACCCGCAAAAATGGCTTCCTCTACCTCAGCACGGGGGCAGGAGTACTTAAAGGAGCGCTGAATCACATTGCCCTCAAGGCGATCGTGATAGACCACCTGTAATTCTTCAATATCTAAGCAAATCCGAGCTGACCACTGGGGATACTCTAACTCCCAGCAGTGGATATCCGTTTCGTCGCGCACACAGCCCTTTTGCTGTAGCCATGCTTCAATTTGCGGCAGGGCATGGTTGTAGAGGGGAGTTTGGGGATTAGGCAAGGTATTCATCCAAGTTCTGAAATGCGACTGACAATTTGCAAGATCCATTCTTGCCCCTGTTGGGACAAACCGACAATTACCGCCAGAACCAAGCACCCTATAAACGTAACCCCCAAGATAAACAGGGCAAATAGCTCCCCCGGCGAGAGGGGGCGATCGTCAGGTGGAATGGCGCTAGAACGCACAGACCCTTGAGAGCGAGAGGATCCCCCTATCCCCGGCGTGCTTGACTGTTTTGACGGTGCCCGCAGGCGCAATTGCAAGTCATACCACTGTCGCTGCTCCGGATTGGTCAGCACTGCATAGGCCTCATTGAGGCGATGGAACTCCTCGCGGGCGATCGCCACCGGCAACGTCGTCGTATCCGGATGATAGAGCTTGCTCTTTTCCCGATAGGCACGGCGAATCTCCGCCAACGAAGCGGTGGGTGCCACCTCGAGAACGTCGTAGTGGGTGCGCGACGGGGACAGATGTGCCATGGCAAGGCTTACTTGACCAGATCGAAAATCTTGAACATGGGCAGGTACATCGCCACCAGAATTGACCCTACCATACCCCCTAATACCGCAATCATCAAGGGTTCCATCACACTGGTCAAGGACTTCACCGCTTGCTCCACTTCATCTTCATAGAAGTCGGCCACCTTCATCAGCATCTTATCCAGTTCCCCCGTCTCTTCGCCCACGTTAATCATTTGGGTCGCCAGAACTGGAAAGACCCGTTCTTGTTGCAGGGCAAGGCTCAGCATCCCCCCTGTCTGAACCTCCTTCGCAGCACGGTCGATCGCATTGGAGATCACTTGGTTACCGGCTGTAGCACTGACAATCTCAAGGGAGCGCAAAATCGGCACTCCTGAACGCGACAGCGAACCAAACGTGCGGCAGAATCGCGCCACCGCTGTTTTTTCCACCAACTCGCCAAAGAGGGGCAGCTTTAGCAGCAAGCCATCAATCGTTAACCGGCCATTGGGGGTCTTGTAATAAAAGCGAATCCCCAATACCAAGCCCACCACACAGAGAATCAACAACGCCATGTACTGAGGCGTGCGCAGGAACTCACTGAGGGCCACCATCATGGCCGTAAAGGGGGGCAACTCGCCGCCCAACTGTTTGAAAATGCCCTCAAACACCGGGATCAGGAAAATCACCATCCCCAAGAAAATCCCCACCGCCAGCAGACCGACCACCACGGGATAGGTCAGGGCAGACTTGATTTGGTTATTGAGGCGGGCTTGATCCTCCAGCAATTTCGACAGACGGTTGAGCACCTCGTCGAGCACCCCCCCCGTTTCCCCCGCTTGGATCATGGCGATAAAAAGGTTATCAAAGGCCTCTGGATGGGGGCGCATCGCATCAGCTAGGGTGCTTCCTTGCTGAATATCATTGTTGACGGCCATGAGGATTTTTTTCAGTTTCGGGTTGGTACATTGATCCGCCAATACACCGATCCCGCGCACCAAGGCCACGCCGGCATTCACCAGTGCCGCAAACTGACGGGCAAAGATAGCCTTATCCTTCACCGTAATCTTTGCGAGAAAACTAAAGTCAATATCGGATTTCAGGGTGAGGGTCTTCGCCTCTTTAACCTCTAAAACCTGTACTCCTTGCAATTGCAGGGCCATACGGGCTTCCCGTGGTGTTGCAGCTTCCTCGCGGACAGTTTTGTACTTGCCTTGGGCATCCCGTATCCGCACTTCATAGGTTGCCATGACTCAATACCCCTTCTCTTCTCAATGAGTTCTAACTAGCGCGCCGCCGCAGTTGTACCGGCACCAATGAGACGTTGCAACTCATCCTGACGCGAGGATTTAGACATTGCTGCTTCATAGGTAATGATGCCGGCACGATAATAATCGGCCAAGACTTTTTCCAGAGTCTGCATTCCCAGCTTGCCCCCCGTTTGAATGGCTGAATAGATCTGCGAGGTCTTGCCTTCGCGAATCAGGTTGGAAATAGCAGGGGTCACCACCATAATCTCTTGCGCCATAATCCGCCCAAATTCACCGGGCTTGGGATTTTTCTTGGGCACCAGTGTTTGGCTAAAGACCGCCACTAGAGAGTTGGATAACTGGACGCGAATTTGCTGCTGCTGCTCTGGCGGGAACACATCCACCATGCGGTCAACGGTTTGGGCGGCTGAACTCGTGTGCAGGGTTCCCATCACCAAGTGACCCGTTTCCGCTGCCGAAATGGCTAATTGAATGGTTTCCAAGTCACGCATCTCACCCACTAGGATAATGTCCGGGTCTTCCCGCAGTGCTGCCCGCAGGGCATTGGCAAAGCTCTTGGTGTCTTCCCCCACCTGCCGTTGGTGGATCAGGCTCTTGATCGGTTCGTAAACAAATTCAATCGGGTCCTCAATCGTCAAAATATGCTCGGCACGGGTTTTGTTGATCAGATCAATCATCGCCGCCAAAGTCGTGGTTTTCCCTGATCCCGTCGGTCCAGTGACCAGAATCAGGCCTCGGGGTCGCTCACACATCTCGCGGACAATATTGGGCAATCCCAACTGCTCAAACGTCGGAATTTTGGAACTGAGTGCTCGTAAGCAGGCCGCATAGGTACCCCGGTCTTTATAGACATTGACGCGGAAGCGGGCTAGACCCCGTACACCATAGGAGCAGTCCAACTCCCAGTTTTGCTCTAGGTGCTTGCGTTGGGTGTTGTTGAGCATGCTGAAGATCAGGCGTTGGCATTGCTCTGGGGTGAGTGGCTCGTAGTCCGTCGGTGTTAATTTGCCACTAATGCGAATGTAGGGGGGTAAGCCAGCGGAGATGTGCAAATCGGAGCCACCATTGGCCACCACTTGCTCCATTAGGTCTTCAATCATTAATTCCATAGGGTGTTCCTCGTTTAGGCAGTTTAGTCAACAACACGTAAAGTTCCTTAGTGACATTAATAATCTTGTTAATCCACAAAGCGTGGTGTCATGCAATAGGGGCATTCTAACCATTCGGGCTGCGCCTCGGCACCACAGGTACGGCAAGTTAAAGAACTCTTACGTTTGGCCTTGAGTTCTGATTCGAGACCCGTGTCCGTAAAGGTGACGCGCTCGACTTCTTCGAGGGTGGTGACGCCTTCCTTAACCAAGTTCAGGCTATAGGCCAAGAGGGTTTTCATCCCCTCTTCAACCGCCGCTTCCTTGATCCGCTCGGTGGGGGCACCTTCAGTAATCAGGCTTTGCAGGCGCTCCGTCACCCGCATAATTTCATAGACCCCACAGCGACCCTTGTAGCCCAATCCTCCGCATTTACTACAAATGGGTTGACCACTGGCCTTAGCCGCCTGAATTTGCTCGGGTGTTAATGTATTTGCTTTGTAAAAGGTAATATTGCTCGTTTCCGAAGCGGACAGACCAAAACGAGCTAACTCTTCACGGGTCGGTTGATAAGGAATACGGCATTCTGTGCAAACTCGCCGCATGAGTCGCTGGGCAACGACGCCAATTAAGGAAGCGGAGACCATGAAGGGTTCGATCCCCATTTCCGAGAGACGAGCAACGGCACTGGCCGCATCGTTGGTGTGTAGGGTGGTCAACACCAAGTGACCTGTCAACGCCGCTTCAATGGCGGTTTTGGCGGTTTCCTTGTCGCGAGTTTCCCCCACGAGAATCACATCGGGGTCTTGGCGGAGAAAGGCACGCAGAATGGAGGCAAAGTCCATGCCCTTTTCGCGAATGACCTGCACCTGTGTTAGGCCGGGGAGCGTGTATTCAATGGGGTCTTCCGCTGTACTGATGTTGACACCGGGGCTATTACATTCGGCCAGCGCCGAGTACAGTGTGGTGGTTTTCCCTGAACCCGTCGGTCCTGTAACGAGGATCAACCCAAAGGGACGCTTGATCATCTCACGAACAATGGCAAGGCTCTCTGGGTCGGTAATGAGTTTGTCGAGACCCAGTTGGGTAGCGGAGTTATCGAGAATCCGCAGTACCACTTTTTCGCCCCAGCGGCTGGGCAGGGTATTCACCCGAAAGTCCACCCGTCGCCCTTGGAACATTTTGCGAATACGACCATCTTGGGGGGCACGCCGCTCGGCAATATCGAGGTCAGCCAAGATTTTGAAGCGGGAAACCACGGCGGGCACGATCTTCTTCGGCAGGGGATCAAAGGCTTGGTGGAGCACCCCATCTTTGCGGAAACGAATCCGTAGGTATTCCTCTTGCGGTTCAACGTGAATATCGGAAACGCCTTCGGTGAGCGCTTTGGCCAAAATTTTATTCACAAGGGCAATAATCGGTGCGTCTTCTGCCCCCCTCAGAGCTTCAGCAAGGTCAACCTCCTGCTCTCCTTCTAGCTCTTCGAGTCCCCCTATGGCTTCAATATCTTCTTCAATGTTGATTTCACCAATCGCAGCGGGGGCATTTTTGCTGGCAGCAGTTTCCGCCACCTGTTTGTTGAGGATGGGATCAATGAGGCGTTGGTAGTCCTCTAGGGTGATCACCATCCGCTTGAGGGTGAGGCTGTGGGCGCGGAGCAAGCGGGTGAGGTTGTCAATGGCTTGAAGGTTATCGGGATCCACCATCGCCACGAGGAGATAGGGGGGGTCAGCCTCAGGGTGCTTAGCAATGGGAATGACTTGGTAAGTGCGACAGGTGTCAATCGGTACAATCGTGTTGATCAGTTCCTCGATTTGCTCGGTGGGGAAGCGATTGAGTTCGGGATCGAGACAATCGACACCGTAGATAACCTTGAGTTCAAAAAGCTGTTGCTTGTGGTACTGGCGCAACACATCGGGGGGCATGGTGGTGCCCGTCATCTCCTGCAAGACGGTGACGAGGGACTTGCCTGTTTTGCGGGCGGTGTTCATGGCTTCCCGCACTTGATCAATGCTGGCGTAACCGGAGGCAACAATGGCTCGCTCTGTGGGGCTGGCGGCTCTGCCACGTACGGTAAGGGCTTTGCGAGAGGAAAATACCATAGGGCGCGTTGGGGTCTGGATGGCTTGCCTACTATAGTAGCAACAAGTTTCCCAAGGATTTCATGGGTATTTTCACGGTTTATGTTTGTTGACATTTTTGTTGACGATTCTTTGTTATAGACTTTTTGTAACCGCGATCGCCATCTTTTGTATAAGCTGAAAATTATTTACAATCCTGCGGCACATTAGAAACTATCAGTTATCTTTTCTCCCTGTTGGCGCGTCCTCTCGATTCCCCCATCATCCTGTGGAGGTTTCCCTATGCGTGTCAAGGACTTGATTTTACCTGTGCTGGTGGTTGGTTTGGTCTTTGTCAGTTTTGGCGATCGCTTTTTGCCAGCACCTCTGAGTACGGCCAGTGCCAGTACCCGCGAGCAACTAAATGGCTTTCTCAAGGGGATGTTTACGGGGTTTTCTACCTATAACCGCTACCATAAGACGGAGGAGATGATTCGCCAAGCTGAAGGGAAGTAAATGCGCCGCTTTTTACTCTTTGTACTCTGGATGATCAGCAGTGGGGCGATCGCCCTCTTTTCTGTACAGAATGCGAAAGCGGTGTCCCTGAAATTTTTATTTTGGCAATCCATTGAGATGCCCCTTGGCTTGCTGCTGGTCTTTGTGGCAGCGATCGCCCTGTGGGTACCCTATTTAGCCCGTCCGCTGCGGCGATGAAGTGGCAACACCTGTTGCTCATCGTGCTTGGGATTGTTTTTTGCTTGATGGAGCAACCAAGAATTGCGGCAATTCCAGCCTCACCCCTCACCCTAGAAGTCAATCCAGCCCATCCCCAAGCCAGTGATGCCAGCAAGGAAATTCCAGCAACCCCTTTTCGCACGATTGGTGCTGCTTTGGCGTGGGCACAGGCGCACGATCGCCCCACAGATATTTACATTCATGGTGGCATTTATCGGGAAGCTCTAGGAACGATTCGTTATCGGCAGACGCCCCTGCGACTGGTGGCTCAGGCGGGCGCTCGCGTGATGGTGCGCGGCAGTCAACAATGGTCAGATTGGCAAGTGGTCTCCAGTACTCCTGTGATTACGATTTACCGTCACCCTTGGACACTGGGCTGGGGCTTTTCGGGGAATCCTTGGACAGATTACGACATTGAGCTGCCCCTGCTAGCACAGCGGGGCGAATTGGTTTGGCGACAGGATCATCCCCTGCGGCAGCGGCTCTTATTAGGGGAATTGCAGGGCAATGATTTCTATGTGGATGATGCCGAACAGCAACTGTATGTGGCACTGCCTGCCGGAATTTCCCCTAATGAATTAGAAGTCGCTGTTCACCGTGAGGCCTTACGAATTTTAGACAGTGGCTTTATCAGTCTGGTGGGTCTGCGCTTTGAGCATTATGGGGGGACGTTTACCCAAGCGGTGCGCATTGAACGCAGCCATGAGATTGAGATCAAAGACTGTGTCTTCTGGGGAAATAATTGGGGCGGCCTCGAAAGTCACCAGAGCGATCGCCTGCGGGTGGAGCGAACACAGTTTCTGCAAAATGGCTGGCGGGGCATGGCGGGGGTTCATTTGCGGGACTTCACAGTACAGCAGGTGCTCGTGCAAGGGAATAACTGGCGGGGGGGATGGGCAGGGTTTTACGATTGGGATGCGGGGGATAAGTACTTTCACCTGCGCCGCGCTGTGTTTGATCGCTACCGCGCTATTGAGAACCAAGCGGCTGGTCTGTGGCTAGATACCGATAATCAAAACGTTGAGATTCGGCGATCGCAATTTGTCGGCAATGCCGTTGTCGGTCTTTTCCTCGAGGCGGGTACCGGTCCAGTCACCATTGAAGACTCCTTAATTGCCTATAACTACAGCATTGCCCCGAACTATTTGCAAACCCCCGGCATTTTTGGCTGGGCGGCTGCCCATGTTACCCTGCGCCGCAACTGGATTTGGGAAAACCAAGGGGCGCAAATTGGGGTGCGCGATCCTTCGCCTCGAACCGTCACCCTACCCGAAACCGGTGAGGCAGTCACGATGACCTCTCAACATTGGCACCTAGAAGGGAATTGGATTGGTAGCCGCCAAGAGCGACTGCTGACTACCCTCAAGGGGGAACCCTTTTTGCAAACGCTGAGGTTGCAGGATAACCACTGGTGGAGTGAAACTGCCTATCCCTTTCGCCTAGAGGGGGAAAATGTCACTTGGTCGCAGTGGCAAGAACGATATGGCAATGCCAGCGATCGCTGGCTCACCCCCTAAAGGCGATCGCGCAACTGATTGACCATTGCTTGGGCAGAAGCCTCATCCAGAAACATCCCCAGTTGAATCTTCGTTTGATCGCCATTACCCACCAAAAAGGCATCGGGCACGACAGCTTGGACTTTTTCTAAGTCCGTAGGTTCCTTGTAGGGAGCAAGCACATAGTAGCGACCATTGGGCATTTTTTCCACAAAGAGCTGCGTCGTCTGTTCAGGTTCAGCCGAGACTGGGTTAGTCGCAGGAGTGGGTGATGCACTCGGAGCTGGACTGGCTGCCGGCTCTGCCGGTTCTAATTGAGCAAGGGTGCTGCGATTGACCTCGGGAAATTCCCGCGCAGTCATATCGGGACCAACGGGGGGCGTGGGTGATGGAGATTCGGGAGCTGGACTGGAAGAGGGGGGAGATTCAGTGGCAACGGGGGCGGGTCGGCGGCTAAACCACCACAAGGCTGCGCCACTAAAGCCGGCCAGAATGCCAACCACAATTAACCAGCGTTGCACTAAATGTTGACTGTTGCTCCCACGCCGCTGAAACCAAGGCCGCTGTTGGTTTTGCCGTGCCTGCTTGAGTAGCTCACGGGTGGAGGCAAAGGGACGCTTTGTTGGGGTTGACGTTTGCGGGGCAGGGGGATCGCTGGCATAGGACTGGGGCAAGAGGTCTGCTAAGTCTGTGGGATCAAACTCAAAAAATGGATCGGGGGGCACCTGATTGGCGCCTTCATCGGTGGCTGGTGGTGTCTCAGAGGTAAGAGCCAAAGAACCGACAGCGGGCGGAACGGTTTGGGAAACAGGTTCTGCGGCAGAGGCAGGCGGGATACTCGCTTCTGGGGGAGTCGCAGATTCAGGAACAGGCGGAGCTTCAAAGGGGGAGTGGGCTTGTACCATGCGATGGCAGCGATACTGGGTGAGTTCTGCTTCTAAACTAAGGTTGAGGGAAGCCAAAGCCGCTTGCAAACGTTGGCGATCGACGGTGGCAGAGGTCATAGCAATCGCTCCCAAAACAGTGCCCTACAGTCCCTTCGATTAACGCACCGACCCAATGGATTATGCAGCAAACTGTGCAGGTTCGCCAAAATGGCACAGATCCCCACTCTTGAGTGTTTGCATTCCCGCCTATAACCGTCCCCAAGGACTGGTGGCAGCGGTGCGCTCAGTGGTGGCTGCCTTGCCCCCTGAGTACCACGATCAAGTGGACATCATTATTACGGATGATTCCCCT harbors:
- a CDS encoding DUF3143 domain-containing protein; the encoded protein is MNTLPNPQTPLYNHALPQIEAWLQQKGCVRDETDIHCWELEYPQWSARICLDIEELQVVYHDRLEGNVIQRSFKYSCPRAEVEEAIFAGP
- a CDS encoding J domain-containing protein, which encodes MAHLSPSRTHYDVLEVAPTASLAEIRRAYREKSKLYHPDTTTLPVAIAREEFHRLNEAYAVLTNPEQRQWYDLQLRLRAPSKQSSTPGIGGSSRSQGSVRSSAIPPDDRPLSPGELFALFILGVTFIGCLVLAVIVGLSQQGQEWILQIVSRISELG
- a CDS encoding type II secretion system F family protein codes for the protein MATYEVRIRDAQGKYKTVREEAATPREARMALQLQGVQVLEVKEAKTLTLKSDIDFSFLAKITVKDKAIFARQFAALVNAGVALVRGIGVLADQCTNPKLKKILMAVNNDIQQGSTLADAMRPHPEAFDNLFIAMIQAGETGGVLDEVLNRLSKLLEDQARLNNQIKSALTYPVVVGLLAVGIFLGMVIFLIPVFEGIFKQLGGELPPFTAMMVALSEFLRTPQYMALLILCVVGLVLGIRFYYKTPNGRLTIDGLLLKLPLFGELVEKTAVARFCRTFGSLSRSGVPILRSLEIVSATAGNQVISNAIDRAAKEVQTGGMLSLALQQERVFPVLATQMINVGEETGELDKMLMKVADFYEDEVEQAVKSLTSVMEPLMIAVLGGMVGSILVAMYLPMFKIFDLVK
- a CDS encoding type IV pilus twitching motility protein PilT — encoded protein: MELMIEDLMEQVVANGGSDLHISAGLPPYIRISGKLTPTDYEPLTPEQCQRLIFSMLNNTQRKHLEQNWELDCSYGVRGLARFRVNVYKDRGTYAACLRALSSKIPTFEQLGLPNIVREMCERPRGLILVTGPTGSGKTTTLAAMIDLINKTRAEHILTIEDPIEFVYEPIKSLIHQRQVGEDTKSFANALRAALREDPDIILVGEMRDLETIQLAISAAETGHLVMGTLHTSSAAQTVDRMVDVFPPEQQQQIRVQLSNSLVAVFSQTLVPKKNPKPGEFGRIMAQEIMVVTPAISNLIREGKTSQIYSAIQTGGKLGMQTLEKVLADYYRAGIITYEAAMSKSSRQDELQRLIGAGTTAAAR
- a CDS encoding GspE/PulE family protein; translated protein: MVFSSRKALTVRGRAASPTERAIVASGYASIDQVREAMNTARKTGKSLVTVLQEMTGTTMPPDVLRQYHKQQLFELKVIYGVDCLDPELNRFPTEQIEELINTIVPIDTCRTYQVIPIAKHPEADPPYLLVAMVDPDNLQAIDNLTRLLRAHSLTLKRMVITLEDYQRLIDPILNKQVAETAASKNAPAAIGEINIEEDIEAIGGLEELEGEQEVDLAEALRGAEDAPIIALVNKILAKALTEGVSDIHVEPQEEYLRIRFRKDGVLHQAFDPLPKKIVPAVVSRFKILADLDIAERRAPQDGRIRKMFQGRRVDFRVNTLPSRWGEKVVLRILDNSATQLGLDKLITDPESLAIVREMIKRPFGLILVTGPTGSGKTTTLYSALAECNSPGVNISTAEDPIEYTLPGLTQVQVIREKGMDFASILRAFLRQDPDVILVGETRDKETAKTAIEAALTGHLVLTTLHTNDAASAVARLSEMGIEPFMVSASLIGVVAQRLMRRVCTECRIPYQPTREELARFGLSASETSNITFYKANTLTPEQIQAAKASGQPICSKCGGLGYKGRCGVYEIMRVTERLQSLITEGAPTERIKEAAVEEGMKTLLAYSLNLVKEGVTTLEEVERVTFTDTGLESELKAKRKSSLTCRTCGAEAQPEWLECPYCMTPRFVD
- a CDS encoding lipopolysaccharide assembly protein LapA domain-containing protein, with the protein product MRRFLLFVLWMISSGAIALFSVQNAKAVSLKFLFWQSIEMPLGLLLVFVAAIALWVPYLARPLRR
- a CDS encoding right-handed parallel beta-helix repeat-containing protein, whose product is MEQPRIAAIPASPLTLEVNPAHPQASDASKEIPATPFRTIGAALAWAQAHDRPTDIYIHGGIYREALGTIRYRQTPLRLVAQAGARVMVRGSQQWSDWQVVSSTPVITIYRHPWTLGWGFSGNPWTDYDIELPLLAQRGELVWRQDHPLRQRLLLGELQGNDFYVDDAEQQLYVALPAGISPNELEVAVHREALRILDSGFISLVGLRFEHYGGTFTQAVRIERSHEIEIKDCVFWGNNWGGLESHQSDRLRVERTQFLQNGWRGMAGVHLRDFTVQQVLVQGNNWRGGWAGFYDWDAGDKYFHLRRAVFDRYRAIENQAAGLWLDTDNQNVEIRRSQFVGNAVVGLFLEAGTGPVTIEDSLIAYNYSIAPNYLQTPGIFGWAAAHVTLRRNWIWENQGAQIGVRDPSPRTVTLPETGEAVTMTSQHWHLEGNWIGSRQERLLTTLKGEPFLQTLRLQDNHWWSETAYPFRLEGENVTWSQWQERYGNASDRWLTP
- a CDS encoding SPOR domain-containing protein — its product is MTSATVDRQRLQAALASLNLSLEAELTQYRCHRMVQAHSPFEAPPVPESATPPEASIPPASAAEPVSQTVPPAVGSLALTSETPPATDEGANQVPPDPFFEFDPTDLADLLPQSYASDPPAPQTSTPTKRPFASTRELLKQARQNQQRPWFQRRGSNSQHLVQRWLIVVGILAGFSGAALWWFSRRPAPVATESPPSSSPAPESPSPTPPVGPDMTAREFPEVNRSTLAQLEPAEPAASPAPSASPTPATNPVSAEPEQTTQLFVEKMPNGRYYVLAPYKEPTDLEKVQAVVPDAFLVGNGDQTKIQLGMFLDEASAQAMVNQLRDRL